TGCCCGGCTACCATCTTTATGCCGGCTTGTTCTGACGTTTTCCCGAAAAAACCGCCGTCCTGGCAGCATTGAGGAGTACCATCGCAATCGTTGCCGTCAATCAACCATAAATTTTTGTCAAGATGCAACATCTCTGTAGCATTGGTTATCGTGCGGATATCGGACATGGTGCGGGCGATTTTGGCGCGGATTTGAGCGTTGAGAAAATTCGGTACGGCAATGGCGGCTAGAATCCCGATAATCGCCACGACGATAAGCAATTCGATAAGCGTAAATCCTCTCGCCTTCATGTCGAATCATACTCCTTCCGCATTCCAATTATCATTTT
The Candidatus Omnitrophota bacterium DNA segment above includes these coding regions:
- a CDS encoding prepilin-type N-terminal cleavage/methylation domain-containing protein, whose translation is MKARGFTLIELLIVVAIIGILAAIAVPNFLNAQIRAKIARTMSDIRTITNATEMLHLDKNLWLIDGNDCDGTPQCCQDGGFFGKTSEQAGIKMVAG